In Thermus tengchongensis, a single genomic region encodes these proteins:
- a CDS encoding baseplate J/gp47 family protein, translating to MPDLPVPTLEEATEELLRLLPEGFPVRNPDAYSAFGTYLRLAAQVGLDVRATLRALLPQLFVTTATGAWLDEHARGLGLERKEARAARLRVRVEASAPGAFPPGALFGVGELRYRAEGAFAPGAEVEVLAEAVGSRYNLPAGTRLQPVTVVPGVEALEVLEVVEPGLDRETDEELRARCILSWPALGRGSTYHAYMSWALEDPEVRKVVVIDDHPRGQGTVDVVVAPAQGLPSPGLLARVQALVDERRPLTVNALVRAPTPIPLHLHLRLHLEPGAPPLGVWEDRARLFVHSLGIGEAFWPSRLMDHLHDFGGLVAVEVLSPAGPVPVARDALLVPGNILVEAA from the coding sequence ATGCCTGACCTGCCCGTACCCACCCTGGAAGAGGCCACGGAGGAGCTCCTCCGGCTTCTCCCCGAGGGCTTCCCCGTGCGGAACCCGGACGCGTACAGCGCCTTCGGCACCTACCTGCGCCTGGCCGCCCAGGTGGGGCTGGACGTGCGGGCCACCCTGCGGGCCCTCCTGCCCCAGCTCTTCGTGACCACGGCCACGGGGGCCTGGCTGGACGAGCACGCCCGGGGCCTGGGCCTGGAGCGCAAGGAGGCCAGGGCCGCCCGCCTGCGGGTGCGGGTGGAGGCCTCTGCCCCCGGCGCCTTCCCCCCGGGGGCCCTCTTCGGGGTGGGGGAGCTCCGCTACCGGGCGGAGGGGGCCTTCGCCCCGGGGGCCGAGGTGGAGGTTCTCGCCGAGGCCGTGGGCTCCCGCTACAACCTGCCTGCGGGCACCCGCCTCCAGCCCGTGACCGTGGTGCCGGGGGTGGAGGCCCTCGAGGTGCTGGAGGTGGTGGAGCCCGGCCTGGACCGCGAAACCGATGAGGAGCTACGGGCCCGGTGCATCCTCTCCTGGCCCGCCTTGGGGCGGGGGAGCACCTACCACGCCTACATGAGCTGGGCCCTCGAGGACCCGGAGGTGCGCAAGGTGGTGGTCATCGACGATCACCCCCGGGGCCAGGGCACCGTGGACGTGGTGGTGGCCCCGGCCCAGGGCCTGCCGTCCCCGGGGCTCCTCGCCCGGGTGCAGGCCCTGGTGGACGAGCGCCGCCCCCTCACGGTGAACGCCCTGGTGCGTGCCCCCACCCCCATCCCCCTGCACCTCCACCTCCGCCTGCACCTTGAGCCCGGCGCCCCGCCCTTAGGGGTGTGGGAAGACCGGGCCCGGCTCTTCGTCCACAGCCTGGGCATCGGGGAGGCCTTCTGGCCCTCCCGGCTCATGGACCACCTGCACGACTTCGGCGGCCTGGTGGCGGTGGAGGTCCTGAGCCCCGCGGGCCCCGTGCCCGTGGCCCGCGACGCCCTGCTGGTGCCCGGGAACATCCTCGTGGAGGCCGCATGA
- a CDS encoding phage tail protein produces MNPMQEAAYRHLLSLLPPGRYPREGGAADGMVRMLGGLEGRLLEELFRLVAEAFPQSASEEGLGEHARARAIRRLPPDEPLESWRARVIGAMDWWRWAGTRPGMERELARLGVRAQVIEGPFENFFDGTWHFGDYEGAFTGPAWAEFLLRIWPQGPFQARERAYLRAVVAELKPAHAVLRGVELRAEDIRHIRLQHEARTWPQDYGAFGHFVFGEVQRVSLLGGMSLEAWAEGRNLRSPAFDGWSFGEVGF; encoded by the coding sequence ATGAACCCCATGCAGGAAGCCGCCTACCGCCACCTCCTCTCCCTCCTGCCCCCGGGGCGCTACCCCCGGGAGGGCGGGGCGGCGGACGGGATGGTGCGCATGCTGGGGGGCTTGGAGGGGAGGCTCCTGGAGGAGCTCTTCCGCCTCGTGGCCGAGGCCTTCCCCCAGAGCGCCTCGGAGGAGGGGCTTGGGGAGCACGCCCGCGCCCGCGCCATCCGCCGCCTGCCCCCTGATGAGCCCCTCGAGTCCTGGCGTGCCCGGGTCATCGGGGCGATGGATTGGTGGCGCTGGGCAGGCACCCGCCCGGGCATGGAGCGGGAGCTGGCCCGGCTGGGCGTCCGCGCCCAGGTAATCGAGGGGCCGTTCGAGAACTTCTTTGACGGCACCTGGCACTTTGGGGACTACGAGGGCGCCTTCACAGGCCCCGCGTGGGCCGAGTTCCTCCTCCGCATTTGGCCCCAGGGGCCCTTCCAGGCGCGGGAGCGGGCCTATCTGCGGGCAGTGGTGGCGGAGCTCAAGCCTGCCCACGCCGTTTTGCGGGGGGTGGAGCTTCGGGCCGAGGACATTCGCCACATCCGGCTCCAGCACGAGGCGCGCACCTGGCCCCAAGACTACGGCGCCTTCGGCCACTTCGTGTTCGGGGAGGTCCAGCGGGTGTCCCTGCTGGGGGGGATGAGCCTCGAGGCCTGGGCGGAGGGGCGGAACCTCCGCTCCCCAGCCTTCGACGGCTGGTCCTTCGGGGAGGTGGGATTTTGA
- the rpmE gene encoding 50S ribosomal protein L31, whose amino-acid sequence MKEGIHPKLVPARIICGCGNVIHTYSTRPEIHVEVCSNCHPFYTGQQRFVDTEGRVERFQRRYGDSYRKGR is encoded by the coding sequence GTGAAGGAAGGCATCCACCCCAAGCTGGTTCCCGCCCGCATCATCTGCGGTTGCGGCAACGTCATCCACACCTATTCCACCCGCCCGGAGATCCACGTGGAAGTTTGCAGCAACTGCCACCCCTTCTACACGGGGCAGCAGCGCTTTGTGGACACGGAAGGCCGCGTGGAGCGCTTCCAGCGCCGCTACGGGGATTCCTACCGCAAGGGACGGTAA
- a CDS encoding thymidine kinase, which produces MPPVLHRQGWIEVITGPMFSGKSEELIRRVRRALIARQRVLVFKPRLDTRYHESQVVSHDGQRVEAIPVGEAREIEAYLSSLPQVVAVDEVQFLDAGLLPLAEELARQGVRVILAGLDLDFRGEPFGLMPELLARAEFVEKLTAICARCGAPATRTQRLVNGKPARYTDPVILVGAQEHYEPRCRACHQVRY; this is translated from the coding sequence ATGCCCCCGGTACTGCATCGTCAGGGTTGGATTGAGGTGATCACCGGGCCCATGTTCTCGGGCAAGAGCGAGGAACTCATCCGCAGGGTCAGGCGGGCCCTCATCGCCCGGCAACGCGTTTTGGTGTTCAAGCCCAGGCTGGACACCCGCTACCACGAAAGCCAGGTGGTGAGCCACGATGGCCAGAGGGTGGAGGCCATCCCTGTTGGGGAGGCCAGGGAAATCGAGGCGTACCTATCCTCCTTGCCCCAGGTGGTGGCGGTGGACGAGGTCCAGTTTTTGGATGCTGGCCTTCTCCCCTTGGCGGAGGAACTGGCCCGCCAGGGTGTACGGGTGATCCTGGCGGGGCTGGATTTGGACTTCCGGGGTGAGCCCTTCGGCCTCATGCCCGAGCTTTTGGCCCGGGCTGAGTTCGTGGAGAAGCTTACGGCCATCTGCGCCCGGTGCGGGGCCCCTGCTACCCGCACGCAGCGCCTGGTAAATGGAAAGCCCGCCCGCTACACGGATCCCGTGATCCTGGTGGGGGCCCAGGAGCACTACGAGCCCCGTTGCCGAGCCTGCCACCAGGTTCGTTACTGA
- a CDS encoding Hsp20/alpha crystallin family protein, with amino-acid sequence MLERLDRLETLRKLKELQERIAELAYQLTGEEPAAWTPKVDLLEDEDHYVLLVDLPGVRPEDLELLEEGSRVTLAGIRHPLPGVYLLEERPMGTFRRTLDLPGPIEEGTAQASLRQGVLEVRFKKRKGAPLPLSQ; translated from the coding sequence ATGCTGGAGCGCCTAGACCGCCTGGAGACCCTGCGCAAGCTGAAAGAGCTACAGGAGCGCATCGCCGAGCTGGCCTACCAGCTCACGGGAGAGGAACCCGCCGCCTGGACTCCTAAGGTGGACCTCCTCGAGGACGAGGATCACTACGTTCTCCTCGTGGACCTCCCTGGGGTACGCCCCGAGGATTTGGAGCTTCTGGAGGAGGGAAGCCGCGTCACCCTAGCCGGGATCCGCCATCCCCTGCCTGGGGTCTACCTCCTGGAGGAACGGCCCATGGGCACCTTCCGACGCACCCTGGACCTACCCGGCCCCATCGAGGAGGGCACCGCCCAGGCAAGCCTGCGCCAGGGGGTACTGGAGGTACGGTTCAAGAAGCGCAAAGGGGCCCCCCTGCCGCTCTCTCAGTAA
- the miaA gene encoding tRNA (adenosine(37)-N6)-dimethylallyltransferase MiaA translates to MEAIPVLAGPTGSGKTFLALRLGEELPLEVVSADATMVYRGLDIGTDKPSREERQRVPHHLVDILEPSEALGVVRWVELAEAAIADILARGRVPLVVGGTGYYIRALSQGLPTLPPPDPEVQEALWRELEERGLEALVAELSRVSPEDALRVDGNPRRLVRALEVLRRTGTPPVRFPLRSPRFAYKKLVLWPERTWLFPKLEERARRQFAQGLVEEVKRLWEQYPTMPTALQAIGYKEVVGYLQGAYSLEEALARDIRAVKAYARRQYTWFRHEPGDVTYLPRGGEEAYPGFRDWLGLHFGL, encoded by the coding sequence GTGGAGGCGATCCCCGTCTTGGCGGGCCCCACGGGGAGCGGGAAGACCTTCCTGGCCTTGAGGCTTGGAGAGGAGCTTCCCCTCGAGGTGGTTTCCGCCGACGCCACCATGGTTTATCGGGGCTTGGACATCGGCACGGACAAGCCCAGCCGAGAGGAAAGGCAAAGGGTTCCTCACCACCTGGTGGACATCCTGGAGCCCTCCGAGGCCCTGGGCGTGGTGCGCTGGGTGGAGCTGGCGGAAGCGGCCATCGCCGATATCCTGGCCCGGGGGAGGGTGCCTTTGGTGGTCGGGGGGACAGGGTACTACATCCGGGCCCTTTCCCAGGGGCTTCCCACCCTGCCCCCGCCCGATCCAGAGGTCCAGGAGGCCCTTTGGCGGGAGCTCGAGGAAAGGGGTCTTGAGGCCTTGGTGGCCGAGCTTTCCCGGGTTAGTCCGGAGGATGCCCTGCGGGTGGATGGAAACCCCAGGCGGCTCGTGCGGGCCTTGGAGGTGCTAAGGCGCACGGGAACGCCCCCTGTCCGCTTTCCCCTTCGCTCACCCCGGTTCGCCTACAAGAAACTGGTTCTCTGGCCCGAGCGCACCTGGCTTTTCCCCAAGCTGGAGGAAAGGGCCAGGCGCCAGTTCGCCCAGGGTCTAGTGGAGGAGGTGAAGCGCCTGTGGGAGCAGTACCCCACCATGCCGACCGCCCTTCAGGCCATCGGCTACAAGGAGGTGGTGGGGTACCTCCAGGGTGCGTACAGCCTGGAGGAAGCCTTGGCCCGGGATATCCGGGCGGTGAAGGCCTACGCCAGAAGGCAGTACACCTGGTTCCGCCACGAACCCGGGGACGTCACCTATTTGCCTAGGGGAGGGGAGGAGGCTTACCCGGGCTTTCGGGACTGGCTTGGTCTCCACTTCGGGCTATAG
- the gatA gene encoding Asp-tRNA(Asn)/Glu-tRNA(Gln) amidotransferase subunit GatA yields MLAHEIRAKVAQGEVSPLEVAQVYLERIRSLDPSLGAFLTVNEGVLEEARSLDPSLPLAGLVVAVKDNIVTKGIPTTAGSRLLQGFVPPYEATAVARLKALGALVIGKTNLDEFGMGSSTEHSAFFPSRNPFDPTRVPGGSSGGSAVAVAADLAPLALGSDTGGSVRQPAAFCGIYGLKPTYGRVSRYGLIAYASSLDQIGPMARSVRDLALIMDAISGPDPLDATSLDLRPRFQEALAEPLPSLRLGVVREALSGNSPGVEGALRRALEVFRGLGLQVKEVSWPSLPLALNAYYILAPAEASSNLARYDGTLYGFRAEGEELWRVVEETRARFGLEVKRRILVGTFVLSSGYYEAYYGRAQAFRKRLKAEAQALFQEVDLLLLPTTPHPAFPLGGRPDPLAMYREDLYTVGANLAGLPALSFPAGFEDGLPVGLQLFAPWARDELLLQAALAFEEATDRAFLRAPLGEAL; encoded by the coding sequence ATGTTGGCCCACGAGATCCGCGCCAAGGTGGCGCAAGGGGAGGTATCTCCCCTGGAGGTGGCCCAGGTTTACCTGGAGCGGATCCGCTCCTTGGACCCAAGCCTTGGAGCCTTCCTCACGGTAAACGAGGGGGTCCTGGAGGAGGCCCGTTCCCTGGACCCTTCCCTTCCCCTTGCGGGGCTTGTCGTGGCCGTTAAGGACAACATCGTCACCAAGGGAATCCCTACCACGGCGGGAAGCCGGCTTTTACAGGGTTTTGTGCCCCCTTACGAGGCCACGGCGGTGGCCCGGCTCAAGGCCCTTGGCGCCTTGGTCATTGGCAAAACCAACCTGGATGAGTTCGGAATGGGTTCCTCCACCGAGCACTCCGCCTTTTTCCCCAGCCGGAATCCCTTCGACCCCACCCGGGTGCCCGGGGGGTCCAGCGGGGGAAGCGCGGTGGCGGTGGCGGCGGATCTAGCCCCTTTGGCCTTAGGGTCGGATACCGGGGGGAGCGTGCGCCAGCCTGCGGCCTTCTGCGGGATCTATGGCCTTAAGCCCACCTATGGCCGGGTAAGCCGCTACGGCCTCATCGCTTACGCCTCGAGCCTGGACCAGATCGGCCCCATGGCCCGTTCGGTGCGGGATCTCGCCCTGATCATGGACGCCATCTCCGGTCCTGATCCCCTGGACGCCACCAGCCTGGACCTTAGGCCCCGGTTTCAGGAAGCCTTGGCGGAGCCCTTGCCCTCCTTGCGGCTTGGGGTGGTGCGGGAGGCCCTTTCCGGGAATAGCCCTGGGGTGGAGGGGGCTTTGCGGCGGGCCTTGGAGGTTTTCCGGGGGCTTGGCCTTCAGGTGAAGGAGGTGTCCTGGCCTTCCCTCCCCCTGGCCTTGAACGCCTACTACATCCTGGCCCCTGCGGAGGCCAGCTCCAACCTGGCCCGCTACGACGGGACCCTTTACGGGTTCCGGGCGGAGGGGGAGGAGCTTTGGCGGGTGGTGGAGGAGACGCGGGCCCGATTTGGCCTCGAGGTGAAGCGCCGCATCCTGGTGGGCACCTTCGTGCTCTCCAGCGGGTACTACGAGGCCTATTACGGCCGGGCCCAAGCCTTCCGCAAGCGGCTTAAGGCGGAGGCCCAGGCCCTTTTCCAGGAGGTGGACCTTCTTCTCCTCCCTACCACCCCCCATCCCGCCTTTCCCCTGGGAGGCCGGCCCGATCCCCTGGCCATGTACCGGGAGGACCTCTACACCGTGGGGGCGAACCTGGCGGGCCTCCCCGCCTTGTCCTTCCCCGCTGGCTTTGAGGATGGACTTCCCGTGGGTCTACAGCTTTTCGCTCCTTGGGCGAGGGATGAACTTCTCCTGCAGGCGGCCTTGGCTTTTGAGGAGGCTACCGACCGGGCTTTCCTTCGTGCCCCCTTGGGCGAGGCTTTGTAG
- a CDS encoding 3'-5' exonuclease, whose protein sequence is MDAFFRHRLATRLARRLRAEGRPLPLPALGEALGLRGPVEPVVRPLLDGRFRLGEEVELWEWHYPFPHPGEAVVVLDLETTGLSPGLNEVIEVGLVRLEQGERQSFQSLVRPSRPPSPFIERLTGIRAWELEEAPSLEEVLEQAYPLLRGATLVIQNASFDLGFLRPALEGMGYSLENPVVDTLRLAKRAMPGLRRYGLDALSQVLELPPREAHRALGDVERTLAVAYEVYYMLTSGIPRPLVDLGR, encoded by the coding sequence GTGGATGCCTTTTTCCGCCACCGCCTGGCCACCCGCCTGGCCCGAAGGCTTAGGGCCGAGGGCAGGCCCCTGCCCCTTCCCGCCCTGGGGGAAGCCCTAGGGCTAAGGGGTCCGGTGGAACCTGTGGTGCGGCCCCTTTTGGATGGGCGCTTCCGCTTAGGGGAGGAGGTGGAGCTTTGGGAGTGGCACTACCCTTTTCCCCATCCTGGGGAAGCGGTGGTGGTCTTGGACCTGGAGACCACCGGGCTTTCCCCTGGCCTTAACGAGGTGATCGAGGTGGGCTTGGTGCGACTGGAGCAGGGAGAGCGCCAAAGCTTCCAGAGCCTGGTGCGCCCAAGCCGCCCTCCCAGCCCCTTTATCGAGAGGCTTACGGGGATTCGCGCTTGGGAGCTGGAGGAGGCTCCTTCCCTCGAGGAGGTTCTGGAGCAGGCCTACCCCCTCTTGCGGGGGGCCACCTTGGTCATCCAAAACGCCAGCTTTGACCTGGGATTCCTGCGGCCTGCCCTAGAGGGCATGGGCTATTCCTTGGAGAACCCGGTGGTGGACACCCTCCGCCTGGCTAAAAGGGCCATGCCTGGCCTCAGGCGCTACGGCCTGGATGCTCTTTCCCAGGTCCTGGAGCTCCCTCCCAGGGAAGCCCACCGGGCCCTTGGGGATGTGGAGCGCACCCTTGCTGTGGCCTATGAGGTGTATTATATGCTCACTTCAGGGATTCCCCGTCCCTTGGTGGACCTCGGGAGGTGA